In a single window of the Frondihabitans peucedani genome:
- a CDS encoding 6-phospho-beta-glucosidase — protein MKLTVVGGGSTYTPELVDGFSRLRDELPIDELWLVDPDPERRELIGGISRRMFARAGHPGRIHVTDDLRAGVEDADAVMFQLRVGGQQARHGDETFPHALCCIGQETTGPGGFAKALRTVPVVLEAAEMVRKYAKPDAWIVDFTNPVGIVTRALLEAGHRAVGLCNVAIGFQRRYADRYGVDPSAVRLDHVGLNHLTWERGVHVTRGGVEEDVLPSLLRDHLDETAVSVHADPRQLVMQQALPSYYLRYYYAHDEVLREQLFEPTRAQIVYQTERALLTKYADPAVDTKPVELESRGGAYYSDAAVNVLASLTTDRGDTQVLNVRNDGTMPFLPDDHVIEVPTVVGSAGLRALPIDPLPADMQGLVSHVASYERLALEAAVHGGRDRIVRALLAHPLVGQFEKAERMTDLLLAENAEHLAWAR, from the coding sequence ATGAAACTCACCGTCGTCGGGGGAGGCTCGACCTACACCCCCGAGCTCGTGGACGGATTCTCGAGGCTCCGAGACGAGCTGCCCATCGACGAGCTCTGGCTCGTCGACCCCGATCCGGAGCGGCGGGAGCTCATCGGCGGGATCTCGCGCAGGATGTTCGCGCGTGCCGGCCACCCGGGTCGCATCCACGTCACCGACGATCTCCGCGCCGGTGTCGAGGACGCCGACGCCGTCATGTTCCAGCTCCGCGTCGGCGGCCAGCAGGCCAGGCACGGCGACGAGACGTTCCCGCACGCGCTCTGCTGCATCGGACAGGAGACGACCGGCCCCGGCGGTTTCGCCAAGGCGCTCCGGACCGTCCCCGTGGTCCTCGAGGCGGCCGAGATGGTGCGGAAGTACGCCAAGCCGGACGCCTGGATCGTCGACTTCACGAACCCGGTCGGGATCGTGACGCGCGCGCTGCTCGAGGCCGGGCACCGGGCCGTCGGCCTCTGCAACGTGGCGATCGGGTTCCAGCGGCGATACGCCGACCGGTACGGCGTCGACCCGTCGGCCGTCCGGCTCGACCACGTCGGGCTCAACCACCTCACCTGGGAGCGCGGCGTCCACGTCACGAGAGGCGGAGTCGAGGAGGACGTCCTCCCGTCGCTGCTCCGCGACCATCTCGACGAGACCGCCGTCTCGGTCCACGCCGACCCGCGGCAGCTCGTGATGCAGCAGGCCCTGCCCTCGTACTACCTCCGCTACTACTACGCCCACGACGAGGTGCTCCGCGAGCAGCTGTTCGAGCCGACCCGGGCGCAGATCGTGTACCAGACCGAGCGCGCCCTGCTGACGAAGTACGCCGATCCTGCCGTCGACACGAAGCCGGTCGAGCTCGAGTCGCGCGGCGGTGCGTACTACTCCGACGCGGCCGTCAACGTCCTCGCGTCGCTGACGACCGACCGCGGCGACACGCAGGTGCTCAACGTGCGGAACGACGGGACGATGCCGTTCCTGCCCGACGACCACGTGATCGAGGTGCCGACCGTCGTCGGCTCCGCAGGACTCAGGGCCCTTCCGATCGACCCGCTGCCTGCCGACATGCAGGGGCTCGTCTCGCACGTGGCCTCCTACGAGCGTCTCGCCCTCGAGGCGGCGGTGCACGGCGGGCGCGACAGGATCGTGCGCGCCCTCCTCGCTCACCCGCTCGTCGGCCAGTTCGAGAAGGCCGAGAGGATGACCGACCTGCTGCTCGCGGAGAACGCGGAGCACCTGGCCTGGGCGCGATGA
- a CDS encoding HAD hydrolase family protein — MTTLYVCDLDGTLLGTDAQPSRFTIDTVNSLVDDGVPISIATARSLVSLRRVTGGLDLRGPAVVYGGAFVVDLASGETLVERVLDPALVDRVLGVCARLGISPLVYSVDAVSLDAVSVDPGSVDGVSVDRSRVALGGASTHADTVGWVAGSESPGIAWYLADRGDDPRFRPVSSAAALRRDGTFSIVAIAPEAELRPAVDTLVRLFGDAVSVTLQEETYLPGVFWLELAARGATKGTGIAELKRLTGADRVVCFGDNRNDLSMFEAADEAYAVDNASDEVKALATAVIGSNADDGVARWLAVNARVASAR, encoded by the coding sequence GTGACCACCCTCTACGTCTGCGACCTCGACGGCACCCTGCTGGGCACCGACGCGCAGCCGAGCCGGTTCACGATCGACACCGTCAACTCGCTGGTCGACGACGGCGTGCCGATCAGCATCGCGACCGCGCGCTCGCTGGTGTCGCTCCGGCGCGTGACGGGCGGGCTCGACCTCCGCGGCCCGGCCGTCGTGTACGGGGGCGCGTTCGTGGTCGATCTGGCCTCCGGCGAGACCCTGGTCGAGAGGGTCCTCGATCCTGCGCTGGTCGACCGGGTGCTGGGCGTCTGCGCGCGTCTCGGCATCTCGCCGCTGGTGTATTCCGTCGACGCCGTCTCCCTCGACGCGGTATCTGTCGATCCCGGCTCGGTCGACGGGGTCTCTGTCGACAGATCACGGGTCGCCCTGGGCGGCGCCTCGACGCACGCCGACACCGTGGGCTGGGTCGCAGGATCGGAGAGCCCCGGCATCGCCTGGTACCTCGCCGACCGCGGTGACGACCCCCGGTTCCGTCCGGTCTCGAGCGCGGCCGCCCTCCGCCGCGACGGCACCTTCTCGATCGTGGCGATCGCGCCCGAGGCCGAGCTGCGTCCGGCGGTCGACACCCTGGTCCGCCTCTTCGGGGACGCCGTGTCGGTGACCCTGCAGGAGGAGACCTACCTGCCCGGCGTCTTCTGGCTCGAGCTGGCCGCCCGGGGGGCGACGAAGGGCACCGGGATCGCCGAGCTCAAGCGGCTGACCGGTGCCGACCGGGTCGTCTGCTTCGGCGACAACCGCAACGACCTGAGCATGTTCGAGGCCGCTGACGAGGCGTACGCCGTCGACAACGCGTCCGACGAGGTGAAGGCCCTCGCGACCGCTGTCATCGGCTCGAACGCCGACGACGGGGTCGCGCGCTGGCTCGCGGTCAATGCCCGGGTGGCGTCGGCCCGCTAG
- a CDS encoding NAD-dependent epimerase/dehydratase family protein: protein MTTKSVLVIGGTGQISAACVREASARGLSVAVLNRGSTSHRVLPDGVETITADVRDEDATRRALAGRRFDSVADFLTFTPVQAEAAVRLFGTISAQYVFISSASAYQKPPQRLPIGEATPLFNPYSQYARDKIASERLLRHAHGAGRISVTCVRPSTTYDRTRVPLLGGWTVIDRLRRGLPIVLHGDGTSPWAITHSDDFARAFVGLLGSGEAVGEAFNIMSPELLTWNTIALDLADAAGVEVPHIVHRTTSDLVEAAPEWDASLRGDRSHPAIFDTSKIRAVVPDWEPRIPFAEGARQIVRWHDQDAERRTVDPRIDALYDRLIATAPRAEATQSA from the coding sequence ATGACGACGAAGTCAGTGCTCGTGATCGGCGGAACCGGCCAGATCAGCGCCGCGTGCGTCCGCGAGGCCTCGGCCCGCGGGCTGAGCGTCGCCGTCCTCAACCGGGGCTCCACGAGTCACCGCGTCCTCCCCGACGGCGTCGAGACGATCACGGCCGATGTCCGCGACGAGGACGCCACTCGCAGGGCCCTCGCGGGCCGCCGCTTCGACAGCGTCGCCGACTTCCTGACGTTCACTCCCGTGCAGGCGGAGGCCGCCGTCCGGCTCTTCGGCACGATCAGCGCGCAGTACGTGTTCATCAGCTCGGCCTCGGCCTATCAGAAGCCCCCGCAGCGGCTGCCGATCGGCGAGGCCACCCCGCTCTTCAACCCGTACTCGCAGTACGCGCGCGACAAGATCGCGAGCGAGCGGCTCCTCCGGCACGCCCACGGGGCCGGCAGGATCAGCGTCACCTGCGTCCGCCCGTCGACCACCTACGACCGCACCCGGGTGCCGCTCCTCGGCGGCTGGACCGTCATCGACCGGCTCCGGCGCGGCCTCCCCATCGTCCTGCACGGCGACGGGACGTCGCCGTGGGCGATCACCCACTCCGACGACTTCGCCCGCGCCTTCGTCGGCCTCCTCGGATCCGGCGAGGCCGTCGGCGAGGCCTTCAACATCATGTCGCCGGAGCTCCTCACCTGGAACACCATCGCCCTCGACCTGGCGGACGCGGCGGGCGTGGAGGTGCCGCACATCGTCCACCGCACGACCAGCGACCTCGTCGAGGCGGCGCCCGAGTGGGACGCGAGCCTCCGCGGCGACCGGAGCCATCCCGCGATCTTCGACACCTCGAAGATCCGCGCGGTCGTCCCCGACTGGGAGCCGCGGATCCCCTTCGCCGAGGGAGCCCGCCAGATCGTCCGGTGGCACGACCAGGATGCCGAGCGGCGCACGGTCGACCCCCGGATCGACGCCCTGTACGACCGCCTGATCGCGACCGCTCCCCGCGCCGAGGCGACGCAGAGCGCCTGA
- the nagA gene encoding N-acetylglucosamine-6-phosphate deacetylase, translating into MTTTLLTDVTALDARGEMPGAWILLDGDSIAAVGGAGDALPGADETVGAGGAVVTPGLIDLHGHGGAGRSFDDGVDAIRAATAFHRESGTTRSVISLVANPTDALSRSLEAVAEVARADETVLGAHLEGPFLSPGNAGAHHPGFLTSPDPALVDALLGASRGVLRQVTIAPELPGALDAISRFVDAGVRVGLGHTTADVDQARAGFDRGATLLTHAFNAMPGIHHRAPGPIVAALDDERVTLELILDGVHVDPRVARLLFDAAPSRVALITDAMAAAGAADGHYRLGALDVTVDAGTALVTGTTTIAGSTLTQDAALRLALSAVGLSPREAVEALTLTPARALGLDGRLGLLEPGFAGDLVVWSAEWQPVRVWAGGVPVPSRHQVDRAG; encoded by the coding sequence GTGACGACGACGCTCCTGACCGACGTCACCGCGCTCGACGCCCGGGGCGAGATGCCGGGGGCGTGGATCCTGCTCGACGGCGACTCCATCGCGGCGGTCGGCGGCGCGGGCGACGCCCTGCCCGGGGCCGACGAGACCGTCGGGGCGGGCGGCGCGGTCGTGACGCCCGGCCTGATCGACCTGCACGGGCACGGCGGCGCGGGTCGCTCGTTCGACGACGGGGTCGACGCCATCCGGGCCGCCACGGCGTTCCACCGCGAGAGCGGCACGACCCGCAGCGTGATCAGCCTGGTGGCCAATCCGACGGACGCCCTCAGCCGCTCGCTCGAGGCCGTCGCGGAGGTCGCGAGGGCTGACGAGACCGTGCTCGGCGCCCACCTCGAGGGGCCGTTCCTGTCGCCGGGCAATGCCGGGGCGCATCACCCCGGCTTTCTGACCTCCCCGGATCCTGCGCTCGTCGACGCCCTTCTCGGCGCCTCGCGGGGAGTGCTCCGGCAGGTGACGATCGCGCCCGAGCTGCCGGGCGCCCTCGACGCGATCAGCCGGTTCGTCGACGCGGGCGTCCGTGTCGGGCTCGGCCACACCACGGCCGACGTCGACCAGGCGCGAGCCGGGTTCGACCGCGGCGCGACGCTGCTCACCCACGCCTTCAACGCCATGCCGGGCATCCACCACCGGGCGCCCGGGCCGATCGTCGCGGCGCTCGACGACGAGCGGGTCACGCTCGAGCTGATCCTCGACGGCGTCCACGTCGACCCGCGCGTCGCCCGGCTGCTCTTCGACGCAGCGCCGTCGCGGGTCGCGCTCATCACCGACGCCATGGCCGCGGCCGGAGCCGCCGACGGCCACTACCGGCTGGGCGCCCTCGACGTGACCGTCGACGCCGGCACCGCTCTCGTCACCGGGACGACCACGATCGCAGGATCGACCCTCACCCAGGATGCCGCGCTCCGCCTGGCGCTCTCGGCTGTCGGCCTGTCGCCGCGCGAGGCCGTCGAGGCCCTGACGCTCACGCCGGCCAGAGCCCTCGGCCTCGACGGGCGGCTCGGCCTCCTGGAGCCCGGCTTCGCGGGCGACCTCGTCGTCTGGAGCGCCGAGTGGCAGCCGGTCCGCGTCTGGGCGGGCGGAGTGCCGGTCCCGTCGCGGCACCAGGTCGACCGGGCCGGCTGA
- a CDS encoding N-acetylglucosamine kinase, protein MTAGTGGDARPVVLAVDGGGTKTDVVAVALDGELVGHARGSGSNPQVLGLDVATAVLDGLRGAVLEELERGGPSRVVETHVYLSGLDLPAEIAAAEIALAHWSPDVVDNDLFALLRGGLTDGEASGQDAVAVICGTGINAIGVRCDGATARFPALGDISGDWGGGSYLGGRTLWHAARSEDGRGPATRLETDVPAALGLATVREVTEALHFGRLDPLVVSHLSPVLFAAAAQGDAVATSVVERQAEEIVTMTVTALRRLDLLRSPVPVVLGGGVLAARHPLLLRAIDAGLAERAPRATTRVVSVPPLLGAGLLALERAGAPVGARERYREQVLGQSWMAAGVGA, encoded by the coding sequence ATGACCGCCGGCACCGGGGGCGACGCGCGGCCGGTCGTCCTCGCCGTCGACGGCGGCGGCACGAAGACCGACGTCGTCGCGGTCGCCCTCGACGGCGAGCTGGTCGGGCACGCGCGCGGCTCCGGCTCGAACCCGCAGGTGCTCGGGCTCGACGTCGCGACGGCGGTGCTCGACGGCCTGCGCGGGGCGGTGCTCGAGGAGCTCGAGCGCGGCGGTCCGTCCAGGGTCGTCGAGACGCACGTCTACCTCTCGGGCCTCGACCTCCCCGCCGAGATCGCCGCCGCCGAGATCGCTCTCGCCCACTGGTCGCCGGACGTCGTCGACAACGACCTGTTCGCGCTGCTCCGCGGCGGGCTCACCGACGGCGAGGCGTCCGGGCAGGATGCGGTGGCCGTCATCTGCGGGACCGGCATCAACGCGATCGGGGTGCGGTGCGACGGCGCGACCGCCCGGTTCCCGGCGCTCGGCGACATCTCGGGCGACTGGGGCGGCGGCTCCTATCTCGGCGGCCGGACGCTCTGGCACGCGGCCCGTTCGGAGGACGGCCGAGGCCCGGCGACGCGGCTCGAGACGGACGTCCCGGCGGCTCTCGGGCTCGCGACGGTCCGCGAGGTCACCGAGGCGCTCCACTTCGGCCGCCTCGACCCGCTCGTCGTCTCGCACCTGAGCCCGGTGCTCTTCGCGGCTGCGGCGCAGGGCGACGCGGTCGCGACCTCGGTCGTCGAGCGCCAAGCGGAGGAGATCGTCACGATGACCGTCACCGCGCTCCGGCGGCTCGACCTCTTGCGGAGCCCTGTCCCCGTGGTCCTCGGCGGCGGCGTCCTCGCGGCCCGGCACCCGCTCCTCCTGCGCGCCATCGACGCCGGGCTCGCCGAGCGGGCGCCGCGGGCGACGACCAGGGTGGTCAGCGTGCCGCCGCTCCTCGGCGCGGGCCTGCTCGCGCTCGAGCGGGCGGGTGCGCCGGTCGGGGCGCGCGAGCGCTACCGGGAGCAGGTGCTCGGCCAGAGCTGGATGGCTGCGGGCGTCGGGGCCTGA
- a CDS encoding extracellular solute-binding protein has protein sequence MTRTPLTKRRLLAAASVAIVGAVALTSCSGSSGGGVDASAPKHLSGTVSLWHFFTGREAGVIKTAVQGFEKKYPDVTVDIHGGQDDTKMQQAISSGQDIDVGLSYSTAIVGSFCSSGAFRDLGPYIKRDGVDLSDIPKVVRGYTSYKGNQCTLPALADSSALMMNTEQLKAAGITSPPKTLDELEADGLKLTTYNADGSIKHLGFNPLMSFEENSPEHFAPMIDGSWLTSSGKSTIGTSDGWKKLIAWQKAYVDKIGYAKLQAFTAGLGQEFSADNPFQTGQISMAIDGEYRTAFIRSQKPGLQYETAPTPVMEGLGTYGASYIAGNVAGIAKGSKNPELAWALLKYLSLDTSAQVTIGNGLKNVPTITSALDSPDLEVDANYKTFIDAAKNPATITSPATADGAAYIGTFTKMWTKYQSGGGDLDAQLKALDEDIDNENALTGP, from the coding sequence ATGACACGAACACCTCTCACGAAGCGCCGCCTGCTCGCGGCCGCCTCCGTCGCGATCGTCGGCGCCGTCGCCCTGACCTCCTGCTCCGGGTCGTCCGGCGGCGGGGTGGACGCCAGCGCGCCGAAGCACCTCTCCGGCACCGTCTCGCTCTGGCACTTCTTCACCGGCCGGGAGGCGGGCGTCATCAAGACCGCCGTCCAGGGCTTCGAGAAGAAGTACCCGGATGTCACCGTCGACATCCACGGCGGTCAGGACGACACGAAGATGCAGCAGGCCATCTCCTCCGGCCAGGACATCGACGTCGGGCTCTCGTACTCGACCGCCATCGTCGGCAGCTTCTGCTCGTCGGGCGCCTTCCGCGACCTCGGCCCGTACATCAAGCGCGACGGCGTCGACCTCTCCGACATCCCGAAGGTGGTGCGGGGCTACACGTCCTACAAGGGCAACCAGTGCACGCTGCCGGCGCTCGCCGACTCCAGCGCGCTGATGATGAACACCGAGCAGCTGAAGGCCGCCGGGATCACCTCCCCGCCGAAGACCCTCGACGAGCTGGAGGCCGACGGTCTGAAGCTCACCACCTACAACGCCGACGGCTCGATCAAGCACCTCGGCTTCAATCCGCTGATGAGCTTCGAGGAGAACAGCCCCGAGCACTTCGCCCCCATGATCGACGGCTCGTGGCTGACGAGCTCCGGAAAGTCCACGATCGGCACCAGCGACGGCTGGAAGAAGCTCATCGCGTGGCAGAAGGCCTACGTCGACAAGATCGGCTACGCAAAGCTGCAGGCGTTCACCGCGGGCCTCGGCCAGGAGTTCTCCGCCGACAACCCGTTCCAGACCGGCCAGATCTCGATGGCCATCGACGGGGAGTACCGCACCGCGTTCATCAGGTCGCAGAAGCCCGGCCTCCAGTACGAGACCGCACCGACTCCGGTGATGGAGGGGCTCGGGACCTACGGGGCCAGCTACATCGCGGGGAACGTCGCCGGCATCGCGAAGGGGTCGAAGAACCCGGAGCTCGCCTGGGCGCTGCTGAAGTACCTCTCCCTCGACACGTCCGCCCAGGTCACCATCGGCAACGGACTGAAGAACGTCCCCACCATCACGTCTGCTCTCGACTCACCCGACCTCGAGGTCGATGCGAACTACAAGACGTTCATCGACGCGGCGAAGAACCCGGCCACGATCACGTCGCCGGCGACCGCCGACGGTGCCGCCTACATCGGCACCTTCACCAAGATGTGGACGAAGTACCAGTCGGGCGGCGGCGACCTCGACGCGCAGCTGAAGGCGCTCGATGAGGACATCGACAACGAGAACGCGCTGACGGGGCCGTGA
- a CDS encoding sugar ABC transporter permease has protein sequence MTTTTDTAPGATAVPESAPPSPRRRSAEHGRRRVALVMLTPALLGLAVFFVYPLLASLYFSFTRYNQLSAPQWVGLLNYRYLFTQDPQVGAAAINTLFFVVILVPVRIVCALLVAGLLVRARTGAGLWRTLFYLPALVPPVASVVAFVFLFNPGTGPVNQILRFFGIHGPLWFNDPSWSKPSLVILGVWVMGDIMIIFLASLLDVPRELYEATSLDGAGALQQIRHITLPTIAPVIGFAVVTGIIAALQYFTEAAVASGVASGQATVGGGTSANLGYPGTSLLTYTELLYQHGFANFQFGYASAMAVVLFVITAILLALTIRRISVFRPEEA, from the coding sequence GTGACGACCACCACCGACACGGCTCCGGGCGCGACCGCCGTGCCGGAGTCTGCGCCCCCGTCGCCCCGCCGACGGTCCGCCGAGCACGGACGACGCCGGGTCGCCCTCGTGATGCTGACCCCCGCGCTCCTCGGCCTCGCCGTGTTCTTCGTCTACCCGCTCCTGGCGTCGCTCTACTTCTCCTTCACCCGCTACAACCAGCTGTCGGCGCCGCAGTGGGTGGGACTGCTCAACTACCGGTACCTGTTCACGCAGGATCCGCAGGTGGGCGCGGCCGCGATCAACACGCTGTTCTTCGTGGTGATCCTGGTGCCCGTCCGCATCGTGTGCGCCCTCCTGGTCGCGGGGCTGCTGGTGCGGGCGAGAACGGGCGCGGGCCTCTGGCGGACGCTCTTCTACCTGCCGGCCCTCGTGCCGCCGGTCGCGAGCGTGGTCGCGTTCGTGTTCCTGTTCAACCCCGGCACGGGGCCGGTGAACCAGATCCTTCGCTTCTTCGGCATCCACGGACCGCTGTGGTTCAACGACCCGTCGTGGTCGAAGCCCTCTCTCGTGATCCTCGGCGTCTGGGTGATGGGCGACATCATGATCATCTTCCTGGCGTCGCTCCTCGACGTGCCGCGGGAGCTCTACGAGGCGACCTCGCTCGACGGGGCGGGCGCTCTCCAGCAGATCCGCCACATCACCCTGCCGACCATCGCGCCGGTGATCGGCTTCGCGGTCGTCACCGGGATCATCGCGGCGCTGCAGTACTTCACCGAGGCCGCCGTCGCGTCCGGGGTCGCCTCCGGGCAGGCGACGGTCGGCGGCGGGACGAGCGCGAACCTCGGCTACCCGGGGACGTCCCTCCTCACCTACACGGAGCTGCTCTACCAGCACGGGTTCGCGAACTTCCAGTTCGGGTACGCCTCGGCGATGGCCGTCGTGCTGTTCGTGATCACCGCGATCCTGCTCGCTCTCACCATCCGGCGGATCTCCGTCTTCCGACCCGAGGAGGCCTGA
- a CDS encoding ROK family transcriptional regulator, translating to MPSPTRPGTPALLRVLNDRTALGLLLENGPTTRNDLARLSGLSKPTAAEMIRRLEEAGLIAATGESSSSRGPAAVLYSAVTDRAIGVAIDVQPLGISSTVVDATGATHPVVFQAAGDAAGEPDAATDLARAIDAACAAASCDPESVTVVCVGIQGSVEPRTDDLVFTDELPGWPRHRVTATLSEALGADVHVENDANLVAIAERREGAGHDASTFALLWMGNGLGLALDLGGTVHRGAAGGAGEIGYIGAPVDAAAYDPDARLVDDLVTSRTIELLAARQGITGDGLDELLDAIAGHPQRLLILDELAPRVGLVVLPALAVVDPERIILHGPIGIAFGDDLATRVESWLEQHSRWSTPVSGPSITETPVLHGARHVLIDAVRQALVEAVAHLPSPGDDPPELSRTTG from the coding sequence ATGCCCAGCCCCACGCGACCCGGAACGCCCGCGCTCCTGCGCGTGCTGAACGACCGCACCGCGCTCGGCCTGCTGCTCGAGAACGGGCCCACGACCCGCAACGACCTCGCGCGGCTGTCGGGCCTGTCCAAGCCGACCGCCGCCGAGATGATCCGCCGCCTCGAAGAGGCCGGGCTCATCGCGGCGACCGGCGAGTCGTCGTCGAGCCGCGGGCCCGCGGCCGTGCTGTACTCCGCGGTCACCGACCGCGCGATCGGCGTCGCGATCGACGTGCAGCCGCTCGGCATCTCGTCGACCGTGGTCGACGCGACCGGCGCGACGCACCCCGTCGTCTTCCAGGCCGCGGGCGACGCCGCGGGGGAGCCCGACGCGGCCACCGACCTCGCCCGGGCGATCGACGCGGCGTGCGCCGCTGCATCCTGCGATCCCGAGTCGGTCACGGTCGTCTGCGTCGGCATCCAGGGCTCGGTCGAGCCCCGGACCGACGACCTCGTCTTCACCGACGAGCTGCCCGGCTGGCCGCGGCACCGGGTCACCGCGACGCTGTCGGAGGCCCTCGGCGCCGACGTGCACGTCGAGAACGACGCCAACCTCGTCGCCATCGCCGAGCGCCGCGAAGGCGCCGGCCACGACGCCAGCACGTTCGCGCTGCTCTGGATGGGCAACGGGCTCGGCCTGGCGCTCGACCTCGGCGGGACGGTGCACCGGGGTGCCGCGGGCGGCGCGGGCGAGATCGGCTACATCGGCGCGCCCGTCGACGCTGCCGCCTACGATCCCGACGCGCGGCTCGTCGACGACCTCGTCACCAGCCGCACGATCGAGCTGCTCGCCGCACGACAGGGAATCACGGGCGACGGCCTCGACGAGCTGCTCGACGCGATCGCGGGCCATCCCCAGAGACTCCTCATCCTCGACGAGCTGGCGCCCCGCGTCGGTCTCGTCGTCCTGCCGGCGCTCGCCGTCGTCGACCCGGAGCGGATCATCCTGCACGGGCCGATCGGCATCGCGTTCGGCGACGATCTCGCGACCCGGGTCGAGTCGTGGCTGGAGCAGCACAGTCGCTGGTCCACCCCGGTCTCCGGCCCCTCGATCACCGAGACGCCCGTCCTCCACGGTGCGCGGCACGTCCTCATCGACGCCGTGCGCCAGGCCCTCGTCGAGGCGGTGGCTCATCTGCCGTCGCCCGGCGACGACCCGCCCGAGCTGTCCCGCACCACCGGCTGA
- a CDS encoding carbohydrate ABC transporter permease translates to MTTTLARPLSGSSARRAQGGRGPRTLRWIAQHAGLVAVGVLCLAPIVFVVLTSLMSSDQALTASIVPTHWEWSNYARVFTTVPLAQWFGNSAMYAVLATLFMLLSSVPAAYALAQIRFRGANLIFTLLIIAMLLPPQVTAVPVYVLWSSLHLTGTLWPLILPNLLGDAFSIFLLRQFFLTIPREYGDAARMDGAGEWRVLWSVIIPMARPGIASAAIFLFFNSWNDYYGPLLYASENPSAWPVAYGLATFRGVHGTDWSMTMALTVVIMLPVVIIFFFAQKAFVEGIALTGVKG, encoded by the coding sequence ATGACGACCACCCTCGCGAGACCGCTCAGCGGCTCGTCCGCGCGCCGCGCCCAGGGCGGGCGAGGCCCCAGGACCCTGCGCTGGATCGCGCAGCACGCCGGCCTCGTCGCGGTCGGCGTGCTCTGCCTCGCGCCGATCGTCTTCGTGGTCCTGACCTCGCTGATGTCGAGCGACCAGGCGCTCACGGCGTCGATCGTCCCGACGCACTGGGAGTGGTCGAACTACGCCCGCGTCTTCACGACGGTGCCGCTCGCCCAGTGGTTCGGCAATTCGGCGATGTACGCGGTGCTCGCAACGCTCTTCATGCTGCTGTCGAGCGTGCCGGCGGCCTACGCCCTGGCGCAGATCCGCTTCCGGGGAGCGAACCTGATCTTCACGCTCCTGATCATCGCCATGCTGCTGCCTCCGCAGGTGACGGCGGTCCCGGTGTACGTGCTGTGGTCGAGCCTCCACCTGACGGGCACGCTCTGGCCGCTGATCCTGCCGAACCTGCTCGGCGACGCGTTCAGCATCTTCCTGCTGCGGCAGTTCTTCCTGACCATCCCGCGCGAGTACGGGGACGCGGCCAGGATGGACGGTGCCGGCGAGTGGCGGGTGCTCTGGAGCGTCATCATCCCGATGGCGCGGCCGGGCATCGCGTCGGCCGCCATCTTCCTGTTCTTCAACTCGTGGAACGACTACTACGGCCCGCTGCTCTACGCGTCGGAGAACCCGAGCGCGTGGCCTGTCGCCTACGGCCTCGCGACGTTCCGCGGGGTCCACGGCACCGACTGGTCGATGACGATGGCGCTGACCGTCGTCATCATGCTGCCCGTCGTCATCATCTTCTTCTTCGCCCAGAAGGCATTCGTCGAGGGCATCGCACTGACCGGAGTGAAAGGCTGA
- a CDS encoding NAD(P)-binding oxidoreductase, translating to MRVLVLGATGGTGRHVLEEAIAAGHEVTALVRDPVALGTIQGIRTLAGDATNEVDMRAALTGQEAVLNAIGSRRITHPVEEDSTAVLLPEAERVGIRRLVVCSAFGVGETREGANAFQRAFFSSFLGRVYAAKEVADAAVRASGLDWTLVYPTRLTDGPATDRILTVESFSGVGRISRADVARFMVQQLESDRWSRQTVIVSGR from the coding sequence ATGAGGGTTCTGGTGCTGGGAGCGACCGGCGGGACGGGGCGGCACGTCCTCGAAGAGGCGATCGCCGCGGGGCACGAGGTGACGGCGCTGGTCCGCGATCCTGTCGCGCTCGGGACGATCCAGGGCATCCGGACGCTCGCCGGCGATGCGACCAACGAGGTCGACATGCGCGCCGCGCTCACCGGTCAGGAGGCCGTCCTCAACGCCATCGGATCGCGCAGGATCACCCACCCCGTCGAGGAGGACTCCACCGCGGTCCTCCTGCCCGAGGCCGAGCGGGTCGGGATCCGGCGGCTCGTCGTCTGCTCCGCGTTCGGCGTCGGCGAGACCCGGGAGGGCGCCAACGCCTTCCAGCGGGCGTTCTTCTCGTCGTTCCTCGGCAGGGTGTACGCCGCGAAGGAGGTGGCTGACGCAGCCGTCCGCGCCTCCGGCCTCGACTGGACGCTGGTCTACCCGACGAGACTGACGGACGGTCCGGCGACAGACCGCATCCTGACGGTCGAGAGCTTCTCCGGCGTCGGCCGCATCTCGCGGGCCGATGTCGCCCGGTTCATGGTGCAGCAGCTCGAGAGCGACCGGTGGTCGCGGCAGACCGTCATCGTGAGCGGGCGCTGA